From the genome of Thiomicrorhabdus indica:
GCATATTTGCTTGCTTCAACAGCAATAGAAGCAGATGAAAAAGCCATAGTTGCTGCCAAGGCTGCACCAATAAGAAGACTATTTTTTTGCATAAAAAAACTCCGAAATAATTTTTAAGTCATTGAAAAACTAAATTATATTAACAATTTATAATATATTTTTTTTGTATAAATTAATAAAAATTATTTATAAGAAATATAAATCATTTTAGGTGTTAAAAAACATGAATTTTTAAAAGGGTATAAAATGTGAAGTTTATCGTAATGGAGAAAGTGCACAGTGAAAAGAGAACAAAGTTTCCTGCTGAATGATCAAAACTCCTCATGGATTCGTGCTGTGAGTTTGTTCCTACTATTTATCAGCGGTGCCATTTTTCCAGTTTTTGCCTCAGATATGCAAGTTGAGTCTGGGATGGATTGGTTTCAAATGGCAATGTGGCTTGCTGGTGGTTTAGCGCTTTTCTTATTCGGCATGGATTTTATGGTCAAAGGGTTGTTAGTGGTTGCCGGTGAGAAAATGAAAACTCTGCTCGCTAAACTGACGACTAATCGGGTAATGGGAGCATTAACCGGAGCAGGAATTACTGCTGTGATTCAATCTTCGTCGGTCACGACCGTTTTAACGGTTGGCTTTGTGTCAGCCGGTTTAATTTCGGTGACCCAAGCGGCAGGAGTCGTCATGGGAGCGAATCTTGGTACGACCATTACCGCACAAATCGTTGCTTTTAAGGTCACAAATTTTGCGCTGCTCATGATAGCGGTTGGCTTTTTAGTTGATTTTGTGGGCAAGTTGCAAAAGACTAGAGCCATTGGACAGTTGATTTTAGGGCTTGGTTTAATCTTTTTTGGTATGAATACCATGAGTCAAGGAATGGCACCATTACGTGAGTATCAGCCGTTTTTAGATTTCATGATTGAAATGCAAAACCCGCTGCTAGCCATTGCTATTGCGATGACTTTTACTGCTTTAGTGCAATCTTCTTCAGCGACGATTGGGATTATTATTGTGATGGCAAGCAATGGTTTTTTAACGTTGGAAGCTGGGATTGCTTTAGCAATGGGGGCGCATATTGGAACGACTATTACCGCACTTTTAGCCAGTATCGGTAAGTCGCGACCTGCTTTAAGAACGGCGCTTGTTCATACCTTATTTAATTTTTTAGTGACACTATTGTGGTTGCCTTTTATTCCAGAATTAGCACAGTGGGCCGTGTGGATTTCTGCACATGATGCCGCCGCAACGGTTGCTTCGATCAGTATGGGCGAGCATGTGCCACGTGAAATTGCGAATGCAAACTCTTTAATGGTTGCTATTGCACTGGTAGTGTTTCTGCCGTTCATCCCTGTTTTTGTGTGGACAGTCAATAAGATTGTTCCACCGGATGAAGATGAGAAGTCAGGTAATCAGTTAAAAGCAGAAAGCCTTGATCCTACTTTTGTTTCCACACCTGCAGTGGCATTTGATGCGATTGTCATGGAACTTGAGACCTATCAAAAGCGTCAGTCATTATTTTATAAACGAATGGTGGCACTGATTTCTGAACCTAAATTTGAAAAACTTTCAAAAGAAATGAGTAATATTCAAAAATTTCGCAGCTATCAACAAGAAATTCTGCGTTATCTTAGTCAAGTTGGTCAGGGAAAGTTAACCGACGCAGAACAGCAGACCTATACTGAATTGATGAATGTTCTTCACTCATTGGAATCGATGAATATTGCCATGCGTGATAGTGTGTTCGACGTGCTTTTGCAAATGATTGAGAACAAAATTCAACCAAGTGACACCATGTTGGAACTGGTGGGACAACTAACAAATGAAGTTGGCAAGGCGATGGAAAAGTCTTTGTTGAGTGTGATTCATAAAGATGCTGATATGGCTTATGAAGTTTTTGGTTCTAAAGAAACTATTGCACACTTAATTCAAGAGGCACTTAATCATCAGATGCGACATTTACATGCCAGTGAAAAACGATTAATGGTGTTTCGTTATGAAATGCGAATGGTTGAAGGATTCAAACAACTCTACAGTATGTCGAAGCGAATTGCCCGAATGTACTTGAGTCACTCTCAAGCGAATGAAAATTCAACTCATGATTAAATACGTAAAAAACCGTATTTAATTTGCTTTAAATAAAGCCGTCTTAAAGCTGAGAACTCGATGTAATTAATGCATTGGCTTAAGTTTTGATCAAAAGCCTCTCAGATCGCTTTATTTTCATTATTTTTACTTCTCTTAATAGAAATGAGATTTATATAAGCCGAACCTTAACCATCGGCAGGAATACCATAACTGACTTATACTAATTCT
Proteins encoded in this window:
- a CDS encoding Na/Pi cotransporter family protein, which translates into the protein MKREQSFLLNDQNSSWIRAVSLFLLFISGAIFPVFASDMQVESGMDWFQMAMWLAGGLALFLFGMDFMVKGLLVVAGEKMKTLLAKLTTNRVMGALTGAGITAVIQSSSVTTVLTVGFVSAGLISVTQAAGVVMGANLGTTITAQIVAFKVTNFALLMIAVGFLVDFVGKLQKTRAIGQLILGLGLIFFGMNTMSQGMAPLREYQPFLDFMIEMQNPLLAIAIAMTFTALVQSSSATIGIIIVMASNGFLTLEAGIALAMGAHIGTTITALLASIGKSRPALRTALVHTLFNFLVTLLWLPFIPELAQWAVWISAHDAAATVASISMGEHVPREIANANSLMVAIALVVFLPFIPVFVWTVNKIVPPDEDEKSGNQLKAESLDPTFVSTPAVAFDAIVMELETYQKRQSLFYKRMVALISEPKFEKLSKEMSNIQKFRSYQQEILRYLSQVGQGKLTDAEQQTYTELMNVLHSLESMNIAMRDSVFDVLLQMIENKIQPSDTMLELVGQLTNEVGKAMEKSLLSVIHKDADMAYEVFGSKETIAHLIQEALNHQMRHLHASEKRLMVFRYEMRMVEGFKQLYSMSKRIARMYLSHSQANENSTHD